Within the bacterium genome, the region GTGACATTTCGCCGAAGGACTCGCGCATCGCCTCGGAGGCCCGAGTCCCGATGACGATCCGACGACAGAGCTGTCGAAGCTGCACCCGCCGCTCCGGCGGGAGCGACGCGAGGACCTTGTTCATCGCGCTCTGGTTGCCGCGACTGAAGGGCAGACCGGAGACGCGCCGGGCGATCTCGACGGAGAGCCAGAGACCGACGGCCTGCTGCGCGTCGAGCTGAAGCGGCGGCAGCGGTGCGAAGCGAGCGAAACGGATCCCACCGCCGCGTCCCCGGTCCCCCTCGATGTCGAGCCCCCGCGCGCGAAGCAGCGCCACGTCGCGCCGCACCGTCCGCACGCTCACGGCGAGCTCCTCCGCGAGCTCGCCCATCGAAACGCCTTCGCGCGCACGAATCGCGGCGACCAGCGCTTCCAGCCGGTCGCCGCGCTTGAGCTCGTCACCGCGACTCCGCTTCGGCATCGCCCGAGGATGCCACACAAATAGGTCAATTTCTGACCTATTCGAGTCTAGAGTGCTCCGTGTTCGAAGCCCGGCCGAGATCGGACCGGGCGAGACGCCGAGACCCGAAGAAACAACGATCGCAGGAACCCAGGAAAGGATCCCACCATGAACACCGTCGAAATCGGAAAGCAACTCGTCGCCTTCTGCCAGGACCGCAAGGGACTCGACGCTGTCGACGCCCTCTACGACGACAAGATCGTCTCGATCGAGGCCCAGGGTTCGGAAGAGCTCCCGGCCCGGATGGAGGGGATCGAGGCCGTCCGGGGCAAGAACGCCTGGTGGTACGACAACCACGAGATCCACGCCGAGAGCGCGACCGGCCCCTACTGCGGCCAGCGCGAAGATCAGTTCGCGGTCCGCTTCACGATGGACGTGACCTTCAAGCCGACCGGCGAACGCCAGAGTCTCGACGAGATCGCGCTCTACACCGTCGCCGACGGCAAGATCGTCGAAGAGCAGTTTCTTTACTTCGCCGGCTGACGCTTTGCGCCGGCTGACGCCGGACGGCGCTGCGCGCCTCTCGACGGGTCCCTTGTGGGGACCCGTCTTGCGCTGAGGGCTCGGGCGCAGGCGCCGCTTCGCGGCGTCGCTGGGGCTGAATCCGTCGCCGTCACTCGTGGGCGCGCTGGGGCGGTGAACGGAGAAGGGCCCGGGGCCCCGCCGTCATGGGCGGGGGTCCCGGGCCCTTCGTGTGTCGGCCGGCTCGTGGAGCGGATCAGTCGAGGATCGTGAGCTCCACGCGGCGGTTCTCGCGCTTGTTGGCCTTCGTGTCGTTCGGGACGATCGGGTTCGACTCACCGAAGCCCTTCACTTCGAGGCGGTCGGCGTCGATGCCCGCCGAGACGAGGCGCGCCTTGACCGCGCTGGCGCGGCGCTCGGACAGATCCTGGTTGTAGGCCGCCGCCCCGTCGGAGTCGGTGTGGCCATCGACGCGGATGCGGACGCCCGGGTTCGCCTTCAAGACCGCGATGTCGGCCGCGAGGGTCTCGTCGAAGTCGATCTCGATCGCCGCGCCGTTGACGGCGAAGCGGAGGTCGTTCAACTGCCAGCAGCCGCGGTCGTCGACGGGCGCCTCGCGCAGGGTGCCGGGGCACTCGTCGCGCGGGTCGATCACGCCGTCGCGGTCCGTGTCCGGCGGCGCCGCCGCGACGTTCACGACCGGCGCCGGGGCCGGCTCGTTGCCGAGATACACGGCGCGGGAGAACTGCTGGAGCGCCGCGGAAGAACCGAGCGCCGTCGTCGTCGTGAAGCTGCCGCAGCTCGTGACGTCCGCGATCGAGCGAAGGGCCGTGGCCCCGGCCGGATCGTTGCCAGCCTGCACCGTGTGGAAGCAGACCTCGCCCGCACGGCTCTCGGCGAGCGCCTTCGCCGACGCGATCGCGCGGCCCGCGTCGTCGCGGCCGGCGTAGTCCGTGGCAAGACCGTCCGAGATGATGACGACCGCGGCGCGGCCGTCGCCGGCGCCGATCGCGTCGGTCACCTCATTGTCGAGGACCGAGTAGAGCGGCGTCGAGCCCTGGAGGAACGTCGCGCCCTTGGCGGCCGCGGCGAGGGTCGAGCGATCGAAGCTGCCGCCACCGGCGGTCTCACGCTGGCCGCCGCCGAAGCTCAGCTGGCTGGCCTCGTAGCTCCCGCCGGGCATCGCGGCGACGAGGGACTCGAGGGTCGCCTTCGAGCCGGGGAAGCCGGTTTCCTTCGAGCCGGAGGCGTCGAGGATCGTGACGGCCTGGGTGACGGCGACCGTGCCCGAGGGCGGCGTGACCGCGACGGGCTCCTGGTACGGGAGGGGCTTTGCGCAAGCGCCGAGCATCGCGGCGACGGCGAGGCCACCGGCCACGCCAAAGGACTGGGAGGCGAGAGACTTCTTCATGTGCGGATTCTCCTGTCGATCGATTCCACTCCCGGCCACGGGTTCGTGGACGGGAGACGTTGATCCCCGCGATTCGATTGGAACGAGCAGGGAAGGAAGACACTCGACCTCCACCCGTCGCCCCCGAAGTGCGGCAACACTAGCTATCCGAGTCGCCGTCGCGCCGTAGTTGTGGCCGCCAGCTCCTCTATTTTGCATCCGACCCGCCGGTCACTCGTTCCGATCCGCGCAACCACGATTCCTGTGATGGACGTGCTCGCACCGGAAGCGACCGGACCCGGTCTTCGGAGAATTGAATGCGAAGGGGCACCGAACCGCCACACCGAACGCACGTCTCCATCGCGAAAAATCCGTACGCCGAGCTGCGAAATCCTGACCGCGCCGGTGGAAGCACACCGGCAACCGACGGGCAGCCCCGGCGCAATGTGGCCGAGACGCCGCCGAGCCCCGCCTCCCACCGGTCACCGTCGCCGGGGCCCCGGCACTCACTCGACGGAAGCGCGTTCCGACCAGGGGGGCGCCCGTGCACCCGTGGGAACCCGGAGACCATGAAGCACCCCGCACTGATCAAGCGAGTTCGGACCCACTACGAAGGCCGCGCATTTTCGCCCCGGCTGGTCGATGCGCTGTGTGACGAGATCGCGCGGCGAACGAGCCACGAAGGCGTCGAGATCGCCAAGGGCTGGAAGATCCCCGTCGAGCAGGTGACCCGCGCCTTCGAGCCGATCGAACAGACGCCCCGCCCGGCCATCCTCCACCCGGCCCCGGCCGCGATCCTCGGCCTCTCCTTCGGCTACCGCCTCGATTCGCCCTTCGCGCGCCGCCCGGAGGATCGCCAACCGGGGCCGAACAACGCCGCCCTCGCCGACGCCCTCGTTCGCTGCCACCGGCTCTTCCCCGAGGCCTGGATCGGCGTCCAGCACGAAGTCGGTCTCGCGCTCTCCGAGCGGGACGACGCGCCCTCCCCGGCGCTCGTGACGCCGCCGCGGGACTGGAACACGGGCCAGGTGATCCGGCATTTCGTCGACCAGCTGCCTCGCTACGCGTTCGCCGGAAAGCGCTGCGTGATCGTCGTGAGCCACCTCCACCACTACGGTCGCTGCGAGTTCCTGCTCGCCCGCGAGGGCCTCGAGGCGTTTCCGGCACCGAAGGAAGTCGCGGCCTACGCGGACTACGACCCGGGTGAGGCCCAGCCTCGCTTCCGGTCGCCGTGGGACTATCTCGTGAACGACTTCCTCGCGCTCTGCAAGGCGTCCTCCGCCCCGCGGACGCAGGTCTTCGACCCGACCCGGGGGCTCGGCTCGTCCCGCTGACGGATGATCCGAGCGCGCCGACGATCCCGGAGGTCACCCGGGGAACTGCCGGCGGGTTGCCTCCGTCATTCCGGTGAGCATGCTCGAAGGCGTAGAGCCGGCGCGCCCGCACACCCTCGAGTACAGCCGATGCGGCGACGCGTCGATGGTCCGGGGGACGGAGGCGTTCGCGATGCGGATCGGGGTTCCCAGGGAGATCAAGAACGAGGAGCGGCGGGTCGGCCTGACGCCGGCGAGCGTTCGCGAGCTCGCGGGTGACGGTCATGCGATCTTCGTGGAGACCGGCGCGGGTGTCGGCATCGACGCATCGGACGAAGACTACGCGCGCGCGGGCGCCGAGATCGTTCCGACGCCCGGCGACGTCTTCGAGGCGGCCGAGCTGATCGTGAAGGTGAAGGAGCCGCAGGCGGAAGAGCGAGCGCGGCTCCGGCCGGACCACACGCTCTTCACCTATCTCCACCTCGCCCCCGATGCGGACCAGACCAAGGATCTCGTCACGAGCGGCGCCACCTGCATCGCGTACGAGACCGTGACCGACGACCGCGGCGGACTGCCGCTGCTGACCCCCATGTCCCAGGTCGCCGGGCGCATGTCCATCCAGGCCGGCGCGGCGAGCCTGGAAGCGAGTCGAGGCGGGGCGGGGCTGCTCCTCGGTGGCGTGCCCGGCGTGGCACCGGCGAAGGTGGTCGTCCTCGGCGGCGGCGTGGTCGGTGCGAACGCCCTGCAGATGGCGCTCGGACTCGGCGCCGACGTCACCGTCCTCGATCGTGACACGCGTGTCCTCGAGGCCCTCGCCGCCCGCTTCGGCGCGGCGCTCCGGACCGTCTACTCGACCGGCGAGGCGATCGAGCGCCACGTCCTCGACGCCGATCTGGTCGTCGGGGCCGTGCTCGTCCGCGGCGCGGCCGCGCCCCACCTCGTCACCCGTGAACACGTCACGGCCATGCGACGGGGATCGGTCCTCGTCGACGTCGCGATCGACCAGGGCGGCTGCTTCGAGACCTCACGACCGACCACCCACGCCGAGCCCACCTTCCTGGTCGACGACGTCGTCCACTACTGCGTCGCGAACATGCCGGGCGCCGTCCCGAAGACGTCGACCTACGCCTTGAACCACGCGACGCTGCCCTTCGTCCGGCGGCTCGCCGACCGCGGCGCTCGGACCGCGCTCAAGACCGATCTCGGTCTGATGAACGGCCTCAACGTGTGCGCGGGCCACGTCACCGAGCCGCAGGTCGCGCAGGCCCTCGGCTACGACTACGTCGAGCCGATCCTGGCGCTCGAGTCGCGCTAGCCACGGCGACGGACGCGCGTCGGCCCCGATCGCGACCTACCCTCCTCGACCGAACCCGGCCGAGGAGAGCCCTGTGACCCCTTCGCGCATCATCCTGCTCCTGAGCGCCCTGCTCTACCTCGCCTTCCTCCTCTGGTACGGCGGCTCCGGCACGCCGCTCACGCCCGAGGAGACCGAGGCGGTGCTCGCGCGGATCGAGGCCAATCAGTCGGCGCATTCCGCCCATGACGGCGATCTCCTCGAATCGTTCCGCGTGCTCGCGAGCCAGGACGATGGCGACGAGTTCTACATGCTGAACCTGATGCGGTACCGCCAGAAGGCGCTCTATCCGCCGGGCGCCCCCTACGACGACGATGCGCAGGCGGCGGCGGATCGGTACGGCCGCGCCGTCCTTCCGGCCCTGCTCGCACGCGGCTCCCATCCGATCCTGATGGCGCACTACGCCGGTCCCTTCATCCCTCCGGATGCGTCGAAGGGGACCTGGGACCAGGTCGGCATCGTCCGCTACCGCAGCCGTCGGGACATGCTCGACATGGCGCTCGATCTCTCCGCTTCAGGGGGCGGCGAGCACAAGTGGGCCTCGATCGAGGAGACGATCGTGATGCCCGTCGCGCCGATCTTCGACTTCGTCTTCGTCCGCGGATTCATGGCGGTCGTCTTCGGCGTGGTGGGCGGGGGCCTCGCGTTCGGGCTGCGACGGCGCCCGGCCTGAGCGCACGGCGTCAGTCCGTCGTCAGGAACGCGATGATCCGCGGGAACGCGCTCCGGTCCTCGAGCAGGAAGCCGTGCCCGCCCTCGAACCAGGCGAGCTCCGAATCGGGGATGCGCGCGGCGAGGTTCTCCATGTTCTCCGGTCGCGCGATCCCGTCGTAGCGCCCGCCGCAGAGCAGCGTCCGGGCGCGGATCCCGTCGAGGCGATCCCAGGTGTCGTGAGCGAACCGCGCTTCGAGCTGGCGCGCGGCGCCCCGTGCCTTCCGCTCGGGGTCCTCGTCGTCGTCGGGAATCTGCGTGCGCTTCTTCATGAACTCGAAGACCTTCGCGAAGCGGGACGGATCGCGACCGCCCTCTCCGCTGGACCAGCGCGTATCGCTGATCGCGAGGACCCGGTTCATGTACTCGTCGGGACCGAGCACGGCGAGCTCGTGGAGCGGATAGGAAGCGCCGCCTTCGCCGCCGCTCGACGTGCAGCAAAGCACGAGCCGATCGATCCGATCCGGGTGCCGAAGCGCGAGCTCCTGGGAGACCATGCCACCGAACGAGACGCCGAGGACGTGCGCACGGTCCCAACCCAGGTGGTCGAGGAGCGCCGCGGCGTCGTCCGCGTAGTCGGCCATCGTGTAGGGCCCGTCGGGCTTCGCCGTCTGCCCGAGCCCGCGCTGATCGTGGGCCGCGATCTCGAACGCCTCCGCGAGCGGACCGTCGATCAGTCGAGGTTGCTGGCGCAGGTCGCCCCCGGTCCCGTTGACGAAGAGCAGCTTCGGCCGGCCTTCACCCGCTCCCGTGTGCTCGTAGTAGAAGTCGAGTCCCCGAAGCGTCGCGCGCAAACCCTGCATCGTTCTCCTCGCGTTCCGGCCGCAGCCGCTCGCTTCAGCGCCCCGCGAGCCGCGCGCGGGTCTCGGCCGGGGTCGCGATCTCGCGGCCGTGGCGCCGCGCGATCTCGACGACCGCCGCGACGACCTCGGCGTTGGTCGCCGGTTCGTCGCCGAGCTCGAGATAGGGATGGTCTCCGAGACCGATGGCGACGTGGCCGCCCTGCGCGATCGCCTGCTCGGCGAGCGGCAGCGCGTTCGCGCCGTAGCAGGCCGCTGCCCAGAGACAGTCGACGCTCGGCGGCACGAAGTCGATCAGCGCCTGGAGCCCCGCCTCTGTCCCCGGATGCCCGGAGATCAGCCCGCCCTCGGTCGTGAAGAGCTCCGCGAAGATCGTGCCGGGCAGGACTCCGGTGGTGCAGAACGCTTCGAGCAGACGCAGCGACCCGACGTTCCAGATCGCCGCCATCGGAAGTGCGCCCGCCGCCCGTGCGCGAGCGGCCAGCGCCTTCAGCGTCCCGATCGGGTTGTAGTAGACGAGGTCGTCGCCCCGGACCTCGTCCATGCCCTCGCGCCACATCCCGAGGGAGAGGCTCGCTAGATCCAGGGGAACGAGGTCGGCCCGGGTCGCGTCGTCCTTCGCCATCGCTTCGATGTGCCCGATCCGTTCGTCGAGGTCCGTGACCGTGTTCGCGCCGAGGGTCGGCATGACGAGCGCATCGCAACGCCCGCGGATCGCCCGCGCGGTCTCGGCATAGAGCGCGGTGTCGTTCGAGGGCGCTCCGGTCTCGGGCTCCCGCGCGTGGTAGTGGACGATCGAGGCTCCGGCGGCGACACAGGCCTCCGCGTCGGAGGCGATCTCCTCCGGCGAGTACGGCACGTTCGGGTTGGGCTCGCGGAACGTGTACTCGTTCAGCCGGGCATCGATGATCAGCTTGTCCAAGGAACCCCCTCCCCCTCGCCCGGGCGCTCCGCCTCGAGACGAGCCCGCGCTGCGGGGGCGAGGATCGCGCGCCCGGGGGCGTCCCGAAAGCGCCTCAGGGCCGTCCCGACGGGTGAATTCGCCACCGACTTGCCTCTTCCCGATGTGTCGCCGCCCCTCGCGAGTCGGCTAGACTCTGAGGGCCTGAACGATCGTTCGGAACCCGCCCCGAGCCGCAAGCGCGTGCGCTGTGGACCCAGGCGCGGCGGGCGTCCCCGACGCGATCCCAGCCCACCACAGGAGTTCCCGACCATGGCCTTCTCCACGGACAATCCCGTCGCCCAGGACCTCGGCTACCTCCCCTTCGACTGCGACAACCACTACTACGAGGCCCTCGACGCCTTCACCCGCCACGTGCCGAAGGAATGGCACGCGCGCTGCGTCCAGTGGGCGGAGATCGAGGGACGCAAGCACCACGTCGTGGGCGGCAAGCTCGCGCACGCGGTGAAGAACCCGACCTGGGATCCGATCGCCATGCCCGGCGCGATCTCCGACTTCCTGCGCGGCAACCCGGACGGCACGTCCATGATGAAGGCGCTCCGCGAGCGCGAGCCGCTGCCGGACTACTACATGAACCCCGACGCCCGCCTCGACAAGATGGACGAGCAGGGCATCGAGGCGATGTGGCTCTTCCCGACGCTCGGCGTCCTCTACGAGGAGCTGATCAAGGAAGACACGGAGGCGGTCAAGGTCCTCTTTCACGGCTTCAACCGCTGGCTCCACGAGGACTGGGGCGTCGCCTACCAGAACCGGATCTTCGGTGCCCCCTACATCACGCTGACCGACGTCGACTTCGCCGTCAGCGAGCTCGAATGGGCGCTCAAGGAAGGCGCGCGCGTCGTCTGCATGCGCCCGGCCGCCGTGCACACCCGCGAGGGCACGTTCTCGCCGAGCCACCCGCGCCACGATCCCTTCTGGGCGCGCGTCTCCGAATCCGGCATCACCGTCGTGATCCACGCCGCGGACTCCGGCTACACGACCCACGGCTACGTGCAGGACGGGTTCACCGCAGACGCCGTGGGCGCCGCGATCTCACCCAACATCAAGCACTTCAACATCGAGCGCGCGGCATACGACTTCCTGATCACCTGCGCCTTCGAGAAGCTCTTCGAGCGCCATCCCGGCGTCCGGATCGCTTCGATCGAGAACGGCGCCGAGTTCCTCCCGGATCTCTACCGGAAGCTCAACCAGTCGGCGAACCGTCTCTCGATCGCCAACTACTATGGGGAGCACCCGGCGGAGAGCTTCCGCCAGCACGTCTGGATCAACCCCTTCTGGGAGGATGACGTGAACGAGGTCGCCCACCACATGGGCGCGAATCGCGTGATCTTCGGCTCCGACTGGCCGCACATCGAGGGCATGCCGACGCCCCTCGACTACGTCAAGGAGCTCGAGCAGTTCGACGACACCCAGACGCTCCAGATCCTCCGCGACAACACGCGGGAGCTCAACGAACTCCGCCCCGCGTAGGGCCTCGTCCCCGATCGAAGAACGCCCGCGCCGCCCGGTTGACCCGGAGCAGCGCGGGCGTTTCCATTTGTGGACCCCGTCCGCCGCCGGGCGGCCCCGACCGACCTCGACCCGAAGGAACCTCCCATGCCCTGTCGCGCCCTCGAAGGAATCCGTGTCCTCGACCTGACCACGCCCCTCGGCGAAGCCACCGGCCGCATCCTCGCGGACCTCGGCGCCGAGGTGATCAAGGTCGAGCCGCCGGGGGGCTGCGAAGCGCGCTTCGCCCCGCCCTTCGCGACGCCGCCGAGCGCCAACGCCCCGCGCCCGGAGCGCGGGAGCGGAGATCCGGAGCAGTCGCTCTTCTGGCGAGCCTGGGGGCTCGGCAAACGGAGCGTCGTCCTCGACCTCGACGACGCGGCCGACCGGAAGAAATTCCTCGCCCTCGCGCAGACGGCGGACATGCTGCTCGAGTCCTCGACGCCGGGAGACATGGCCGCGAAGGGGCTCGGCTACACCGACCTCGAAGCGCTGAATCCCGGGCTCATCTACGTCTCGGTCTCGCCCTTCGGTCAGGACGGCCCCTATGCGACGCAGCCGGCGACGGATCTCACGCTCTCGGCGGCGGGCGGTCTGCTGAACTCGACCGGCGACGGCGATCGCGTCCCGCTGCCGATCGGCTTCCCCGAGACGGCGCACCTCGGCGCGACCCAGGCCGCGGCGGACGCGCTGATGGCGCTCTACTCGCGCAACCGCTCCGGCGAGGGACAGCATCTCGATTCGTCGGTGCAGACGGCGGTGCTCTGGAGCCTGATGAACCAGACGAGCTTCAGCGCCGTCGACCAGGAGATGCCGAACTTCGGTGAGGACCGCGCCGGGCGGACCGGGACGATGGCCGTCTTCGAAGGGCTCGACCTGCCCGTCATGGAGCCGTGCAAGGACGGCTTCGTCGTGATCGTCCTCGTCCTCGGGGCCCAGGGCGCCTTCGGCTTCGACGCCTGCATGAAGTGGATCGGCGAACAGGGCGGCCTCGACGACGACCTCCTGGAAGTCCAGTGGATGACCTGGATCCAGGACCTCCAGGAGGGGAAGCTCGAGCTCGCGACGGCGCTTCGCGGCGTCGAGCAGTTCAAGGCCTTCCTCAAGACGATGACGAAGGCGGAGATCCAGGAGCAGGCGGTCAAGGGCAAGTGGCTGATCGCGCCGGTGAACACGGCGCCGGATCTCCTCGCGGATCCACAGCTCCTCGACCGCGACTTCTGGATCGAGCTCGACGGCGACAAGGTCCCCGGCCCTTTCGCGCGTCTCGGCCAGACCCCGATCGAGTACGACCGTCCCGCGCCCACCCTCGGTCAGGACCAGGCCCTCGTCGACGACGTCGGCCGGAAGCCCCTCGGACCGACCGTCGCGAATCCGGCGCCGCGCACGCAGGCCTTCGAAGGGCTCAAGGTCGCGGACTTCTCGTGGATCGCGGCCGGACCGCTGATCGGAAAGGACCTCGCCAACCTCGGCGCGACGGTCCTTCGCGTCGAGACGGAGTCCCGCGTCGACACCCTGCGGTTCATCCCGCCGTGGCTCGGCGACCCGGGCACGACGACCGGCCACATGGCCGCGAACTTCAACCAGAGCAAGAAGGGCATCGCGATCGACTTCACGAAGCCCGAAGGCCTCGCCGTCGCCCACCGGATGGTCGAGTGGGCCGACGTGGTCGTCGAGAACTTCACGCCGGGTACCGCCGAGCGGATCGGCCTCGGCTACGACCAGCTCCGCGAGATCAAGCCCGACATCGTGATGCTCTACAGCTGCATGCGCGGCCAGACGGGCCCCGAGCGCAAGCACACGGGCTTCGGGATCCACGGGGCCGCCCTCGGCGGTTTCACCGGGATCACCGGCTGGCCCGACCGGAAGCCGGTCTCGCCCTGGGGCGCGTACACCGACTTCATCTCGCCCCGCTATGCCCTCTCGGCCCTCGTCGCCGCCCTGCACCATCGCGACCGGACCGGCGAGGGCCAGCTGATCGACGTGTCGCAGATCGAGGCCTCCATCCACCACCTGGCGCCGACGATCCTCGACTCGCAGCGGACCGGCCGCGTCGTCGCCCAGCCCGGTCTGGACTCCGAGTGGGGCTGCCCGCACGGCGTCTACCGGACGAGCGAGACCGAGCGGTTCGTGGCGATCGAGACGCGGACGGCGGCCCAATGGCGCGCGCTCTGCGGCCTGATCCCGGAGCTCGCCGACCTCGGCGGGGACGAGCTCGACGGGATCGACGCCCGGCTGGCCCGCCGCGACGAGATCGACGGGATCCTCGAACGCTGGGCCGCCTCCGAGAAATGCTTCGAGGTCGCGGACCGGCTGCGCGAGGCGGGCGTGCCGGCCTACGTGCCGCTCCGGGCCCGGGACTACCGGCACGATCCGCAGCTCGCTGCGCGCGACTTCTGGATCGATCTCGACCACGCGGGCTTCGGCCGCCAGAGCTTCGACGGCCCGGTGACGAAGTTTTCGAAGACGCCGTCGGCGCCCACCCACGCGGGCCCGCTGATCGGCGAGCACACGTTCGAGGTGATGAAGGAGATCCTCGGCTACGACGACGAAGAGATCTCCGCGATCGCGGCGGCGGGCGCCCTCAGCTGAGACGGGCCTGGAGGCGCTCCGGATGTCGAATCCGTCGGTCTATCCCTTGATCTGGTCGAACGACGTCGCAGCGATCCTCGACTGGGCGGCGACGGCCCTCGGCCTCGAAGAGATCTGGCGCGACCCGTCGGACGGCGCCCCCGTCGAGCACGGCGAGCTCGAATGGCACGGGGGGCGCATCAGCGTCAACGTCCGGCCACCGCCCTGGGCCGAAGCGGGCCCGAGCGGAATCGCGCTCCATTTGACGACGCGGGCGCAGGTGGACCAGGTCCACGCGCGGGCCGTCGACGCTGGCGCGCAGATCATTCAGGGTCCGGAAGAGAGCTTCGTCGCCTACGGCTTCACGGCTCTCGACCCGGATGGAAACCAGTGGTGGATCCATTCGGAGACCGGAAACCTCGACGCGCTTCGGAACTAGACGACCCGTCGCCCCGTCAGGAGGCCAGATCTCATGCGCGCATGCATCGCAGGCAGCTTTCTCGCGCTCTTCCTCGTCGGCTGCGGCAGCGACACCCCGCTGCCGGACCTGCCCCCCGCCCGGGCCGACCTCCCGGAGGCGGAGCCGCTCTCCTGGTTCGAAGACGCGGCGATCGAGGCGGCGATCCGCGGGCGCGTCGCGATGGGCGCGCGCTCGGGCTTCGTGGTCCTGGTCGCGCGCGACGGACGGGTCGTCCACGCGACGACGACGGGCGACCAGGACGTCGAGGCGGGGATCCCGATGTCCCTCGACACGCGCTTCCAGATCGCGTCGATGACGAAGCCGGTGATCGGGACGGCGGCGATGATCCTCGTGGACGAGGGGCGTCTCGGACTCGACGAGCCCGTCTCGAGCTACCTGCCCTCCTTCACGGATCTCCGGGTCGCGATCACCGACGAAGCCGGCACCGTGACGGGGACGAAGCCGATGGCTTCGCCGCTCCTCGTCCGACACGTGCTCGCCTTCGCGTCGGGTATGGGGCCCGGCTTCGCCCCGGGCCCGCTGCGCGACCGCTGGCTCGCCGAGGGGACCTATGCCGGGTCGGGGCCGCTCTCGACGCGGATCGAGCGGATCCCGCCGCTCCCCTTCTTCGAGGAGCCGGGGACGCGCTGGCGCTACGGCGCAGCGTACGACGTGCTTGCGCGCCTGATCGAGGTGGCGAGCGGCGAGCCCGTCGACCGCTTCCTCGAGCGCCGGATCTTCGCGCCCCTCGGCATGACCCGGACGACCTACCTGAAGGACGTGCCGGCCGACGCGCCGCTGGCGGTCATGTACCAGCTCGGCGAGGACGGCCTCGTCCGGGCGGTCCAGGAGAACCGCCCGGACGATTGGACGCCCGGTGGAACCGGGCTCGTATCGACCGCCGCCGACTACATGCGCTTCGCGCTGATGCTCTGGAACGAGGGCGAGTACGACGGCGTGCGGATCCTGGAGACGGCGACCGCCCGGCGCATGCGCGAGCCGGAGATCGGCGGCGTGCTCGCCGGCGAGATGGGGATCGAAGGGCTCTCCTTCGGCCTCGGCGTCTCGGTCATGACGGACGCCGAGGCCTCGCTCCTGCCCGGGCACGACGGCGACTTCTGGTGGAGCGGCGCCTACGGCACCCACCTCTGGATCAGTCCGGCCACCGGCACGGTCCTCGTCGTCATGCAGCAACAGCAGCGCGACCCCACCGGCGGCGACGATCCGATCGTGCCCTTCCTCCTCCAGGCGATCGTCGTCGGCGGCTGACGCGACCCGCCGCAGGCTCACCGCGACGCCGCGCCGAGGGCCTCGAGCGCCGCGTCCGCGTCCTCGACCCGCGTGATCCGACCGCGTCGCGCGACGGCCATGCAGCGATCGCGGAGGTGGGGGCAGCTGTTGTCTCCCACGTCCGTCACGCCGCCATCCGACACCCAGTAGCGCGGCTCCGGCTGGCGCGAGAGCCACTGGAGCGCCGGGAGATCGACGATGTTGCCGGAACCGACCGGGGCGAGGTCGGTCTCCTCGACCCGCCAACCGCGCTCGGCCACGATCCGCAGCTCGCCTTCCTCGCCCGAGCCCGAGTAGGTCGCGACCGTCGCTGCGCCCCCGGCCGCGTGCACGATCGCCTCGACCTGGTCGACGTCGAGCGACATGCTCCCGCTCACGTCGACCAGGAGGGTCCCGCCGGCGGCCCGCCCGCGGCGTGCGAAGATCGCCCGGTCGATCAACAGCCGGTCCGG harbors:
- a CDS encoding amidohydrolase, coding for MAFSTDNPVAQDLGYLPFDCDNHYYEALDAFTRHVPKEWHARCVQWAEIEGRKHHVVGGKLAHAVKNPTWDPIAMPGAISDFLRGNPDGTSMMKALREREPLPDYYMNPDARLDKMDEQGIEAMWLFPTLGVLYEELIKEDTEAVKVLFHGFNRWLHEDWGVAYQNRIFGAPYITLTDVDFAVSELEWALKEGARVVCMRPAAVHTREGTFSPSHPRHDPFWARVSESGITVVIHAADSGYTTHGYVQDGFTADAVGAAISPNIKHFNIERAAYDFLITCAFEKLFERHPGVRIASIENGAEFLPDLYRKLNQSANRLSIANYYGEHPAESFRQHVWINPFWEDDVNEVAHHMGANRVIFGSDWPHIEGMPTPLDYVKELEQFDDTQTLQILRDNTRELNELRPA
- a CDS encoding CoA transferase; translated protein: MPCRALEGIRVLDLTTPLGEATGRILADLGAEVIKVEPPGGCEARFAPPFATPPSANAPRPERGSGDPEQSLFWRAWGLGKRSVVLDLDDAADRKKFLALAQTADMLLESSTPGDMAAKGLGYTDLEALNPGLIYVSVSPFGQDGPYATQPATDLTLSAAGGLLNSTGDGDRVPLPIGFPETAHLGATQAAADALMALYSRNRSGEGQHLDSSVQTAVLWSLMNQTSFSAVDQEMPNFGEDRAGRTGTMAVFEGLDLPVMEPCKDGFVVIVLVLGAQGAFGFDACMKWIGEQGGLDDDLLEVQWMTWIQDLQEGKLELATALRGVEQFKAFLKTMTKAEIQEQAVKGKWLIAPVNTAPDLLADPQLLDRDFWIELDGDKVPGPFARLGQTPIEYDRPAPTLGQDQALVDDVGRKPLGPTVANPAPRTQAFEGLKVADFSWIAAGPLIGKDLANLGATVLRVETESRVDTLRFIPPWLGDPGTTTGHMAANFNQSKKGIAIDFTKPEGLAVAHRMVEWADVVVENFTPGTAERIGLGYDQLREIKPDIVMLYSCMRGQTGPERKHTGFGIHGAALGGFTGITGWPDRKPVSPWGAYTDFISPRYALSALVAALHHRDRTGEGQLIDVSQIEASIHHLAPTILDSQRTGRVVAQPGLDSEWGCPHGVYRTSETERFVAIETRTAAQWRALCGLIPELADLGGDELDGIDARLARRDEIDGILERWAASEKCFEVADRLREAGVPAYVPLRARDYRHDPQLAARDFWIDLDHAGFGRQSFDGPVTKFSKTPSAPTHAGPLIGEHTFEVMKEILGYDDEEISAIAAAGALS
- a CDS encoding VOC family protein, with translation MSNPSVYPLIWSNDVAAILDWAATALGLEEIWRDPSDGAPVEHGELEWHGGRISVNVRPPPWAEAGPSGIALHLTTRAQVDQVHARAVDAGAQIIQGPEESFVAYGFTALDPDGNQWWIHSETGNLDALRN
- a CDS encoding beta-lactamase family protein is translated as MRACIAGSFLALFLVGCGSDTPLPDLPPARADLPEAEPLSWFEDAAIEAAIRGRVAMGARSGFVVLVARDGRVVHATTTGDQDVEAGIPMSLDTRFQIASMTKPVIGTAAMILVDEGRLGLDEPVSSYLPSFTDLRVAITDEAGTVTGTKPMASPLLVRHVLAFASGMGPGFAPGPLRDRWLAEGTYAGSGPLSTRIERIPPLPFFEEPGTRWRYGAAYDVLARLIEVASGEPVDRFLERRIFAPLGMTRTTYLKDVPADAPLAVMYQLGEDGLVRAVQENRPDDWTPGGTGLVSTAADYMRFALMLWNEGEYDGVRILETATARRMREPEIGGVLAGEMGIEGLSFGLGVSVMTDAEASLLPGHDGDFWWSGAYGTHLWISPATGTVLVVMQQQQRDPTGGDDPIVPFLLQAIVVGG